The Thioalkalivibrio sulfidiphilus HL-EbGr7 genome includes a window with the following:
- a CDS encoding ceramidase domain-containing protein, giving the protein MRLPEYCERSAEGLWAEPLNAITNAAFLIAAWMAWRAWRRQPDASWKAQPDIGVLIILVAVIGIGSLLWHTVAVPWAYLLDAGPIVAFIHAFLISFLWRIAGLSWPGILGVVVLYQLVTLATMGILPAGALNESVGYLPVLLFLLAMAVWLHLRGHPLWRRLLLCSGLFALSLGFRIADLFLCNALPFGTHFLWHMVNGLLLYLLLEGLIQHGTKRCQRA; this is encoded by the coding sequence ATGAGACTGCCGGAGTATTGCGAGCGAAGCGCCGAAGGGCTCTGGGCCGAGCCTCTCAATGCCATCACCAATGCCGCCTTCCTCATCGCCGCCTGGATGGCCTGGCGCGCATGGCGCAGGCAACCCGACGCCTCCTGGAAGGCCCAGCCGGACATCGGCGTGCTGATTATTCTGGTGGCCGTGATCGGCATCGGCAGCCTGCTGTGGCACACCGTGGCCGTCCCCTGGGCCTACCTGCTGGATGCGGGCCCGATCGTGGCGTTCATCCACGCCTTTCTCATCAGCTTTCTGTGGCGCATCGCGGGTCTTTCCTGGCCCGGGATCCTGGGTGTGGTGGTCCTTTACCAGCTCGTGACCCTGGCAACGATGGGTATCCTCCCGGCGGGGGCCTTGAACGAGTCCGTGGGTTACCTGCCGGTACTGCTGTTCCTGCTCGCGATGGCCGTGTGGCTGCATCTGAGGGGGCATCCCCTGTGGCGACGCCTGCTCCTGTGCAGCGGCCTGTTCGCCCTGTCCCTGGGGTTTCGTATCGCGGACCTGTTCCTCTGCAACGCCCTGCCCTTCGGCACCCATTTCCTCTGGCACATGGTGAATGGGCTGCTGCTCTACCTGTTGCTGGAGGGACTCATCCAGCACGGCACGAAACGGTGCCAGCGCGCCTGA
- a CDS encoding GlcG/HbpS family heme-binding protein gives MMRTLLISAALAAVASTSVIAQERGTFSYPVLIPEVALEAAQAALEHCRGRNVQVAVAVVDRGGNVQVLLRDRFAGAHTPETAIGKAWTAVSFRTNTTDLIAISQPGQPSSGIRDLPGVVVLGGGVLIEQAGSIVGGIGISGGPSGEVDDACARAGVDKIKEKLVL, from the coding sequence ATGATGCGCACCCTGCTGATCTCCGCCGCCCTGGCGGCGGTGGCATCAACATCTGTTATTGCCCAGGAACGGGGCACCTTCAGCTACCCCGTGCTGATCCCCGAAGTGGCCCTTGAAGCGGCACAGGCGGCGCTCGAGCACTGCCGGGGCCGGAACGTCCAGGTGGCCGTCGCGGTGGTGGACCGTGGCGGAAATGTCCAGGTGCTGCTGCGCGATCGCTTCGCCGGCGCCCACACCCCGGAAACGGCCATCGGCAAGGCCTGGACGGCGGTGAGCTTTCGCACCAACACCACCGACCTGATCGCCATCTCCCAGCCAGGCCAGCCTTCCAGCGGCATCCGCGACCTGCCCGGCGTGGTGGTGCTCGGCGGCGGCGTGCTGATCGAACAGGCCGGGTCCATCGTCGGCGGCATCGGGATATCCGGCGGCCCGAGTGGCGAGGTGGATGATGCCTGCGCCAGGGCAGGCGTGGACAAGATCAAGGAGAAGCTGGTCTTGTAG
- the radA gene encoding DNA repair protein RadA, translating to MARAKTQYHCTACGAVHPKWGGQCADCGAWNTLEETIASAPAAAASPRFAGYAGEAATIRRLGDVVVEAEPRSGTGLSELDRVLGGGLVHGSVVLIGGDPGIGKSTLLLQTLAIMTGADGGAMNGLYVTGEESPQQVSLRARRLGLPYEDLKLLTETCAERIIQHAQQARPDIMVVDSIQTLYTEQLQSAPGSVAQVRESSAQLVRFAKQTGTALFIVGHVTKEGQLAGPRVLEHMVDTVLYFEGDPGGRYRVLRAVKNRFGAVNELGVFAMVDSGLKPVSNPSAIFLSRHEDPVPGSVVMVTREGTRPLLVEVQALVAESHAAQPRRITVGLEQNRLNMLLAVLHRHGGIALFDQDVFVNVVGGVRVTETAADLPMLAAALSSFRNRPLPQELVVFGEVGLAGEIRPVPNGEERLREAAKHGYTRAIVPAGNAPRKPIKGMEVIGVSRLSQVLDAL from the coding sequence ATGGCCAGGGCAAAGACCCAGTATCACTGCACCGCCTGCGGCGCCGTGCACCCCAAGTGGGGCGGACAGTGCGCCGACTGCGGTGCCTGGAACACCCTGGAGGAGACCATCGCCTCGGCGCCCGCAGCGGCCGCGAGCCCGCGCTTCGCCGGCTATGCCGGCGAGGCCGCCACCATCCGCCGACTGGGCGACGTGGTGGTGGAGGCGGAACCGCGCAGCGGCACCGGACTCTCGGAACTGGACCGGGTGCTGGGCGGCGGCCTGGTACACGGCTCCGTGGTGCTCATCGGCGGCGATCCCGGCATCGGCAAGTCCACCCTGCTGCTGCAGACCCTTGCCATCATGACCGGCGCGGACGGCGGTGCCATGAACGGTCTGTACGTCACCGGCGAGGAATCCCCCCAGCAGGTGAGCCTGCGCGCCCGGCGCCTGGGCCTGCCCTACGAGGACCTGAAGCTCCTCACCGAGACCTGCGCCGAGCGCATTATCCAGCACGCCCAGCAGGCCCGCCCCGACATCATGGTGGTGGACTCCATCCAGACCCTCTATACGGAACAGCTGCAGTCCGCCCCGGGATCGGTGGCCCAGGTGCGGGAATCCTCCGCCCAGCTGGTGCGCTTCGCCAAGCAGACCGGCACGGCCCTGTTCATCGTCGGCCACGTCACCAAGGAAGGTCAGCTGGCCGGCCCCAGGGTGCTGGAGCACATGGTGGACACGGTGCTGTATTTCGAGGGCGATCCCGGCGGGCGCTACCGGGTCCTGCGCGCGGTGAAAAACCGCTTCGGCGCGGTCAACGAACTGGGCGTGTTCGCCATGGTGGACAGCGGCCTGAAGCCCGTGAGCAACCCCTCGGCCATCTTCCTGTCCCGCCACGAGGACCCGGTGCCCGGCAGCGTGGTCATGGTCACCCGGGAAGGCACCCGCCCCCTGCTGGTGGAGGTGCAGGCCCTGGTCGCCGAGAGCCACGCCGCCCAGCCCCGGCGCATCACCGTGGGCCTGGAACAGAATCGCCTGAACATGCTGCTCGCCGTGCTGCACCGCCACGGCGGCATCGCCCTGTTCGACCAGGACGTGTTCGTCAACGTGGTGGGCGGCGTGCGGGTCACCGAGACCGCCGCCGACCTGCCCATGCTGGCCGCAGCACTCTCCAGCTTTCGCAACCGCCCCCTGCCCCAGGAACTGGTGGTGTTCGGCGAGGTGGGCCTGGCCGGCGAGATCCGCCCCGTGCCCAACGGCGAGGAACGCCTGCGGGAGGCCGCCAAGCACGGCTACACCCGCGCCATCGTCCCCGCCGGCAATGCGCCGCGCAAGCCCATCAAGGGGATGGAGGTGATCGGGGTGTCGAGACTCTCCCAGGTGCTGGATGCCCTCTAG
- a CDS encoding HlyC/CorC family transporter: MAEIPLSALFAVLIALLACSAFFSGSETALMALNRYRMRHLAQAGHRGARRAQRLLDKPDRLIGLILLGNNFVNILATQLATYIGFRLYGDVGIAIATGLLTLALLLFAEVTPKTLGALHSERIAYPAAWVYTPLLRITYPLVWIINLIANGLLRALGVRLKDIDQHALSSDELRSVVNEAGGLIPSKHQKMLVNILDLEKATVEDIMVPRHEIQGIDLEDDWDDIEQQLFTGSYTRMPVYQGNIDQVLGFIHVRNVLPLIMREELSKESLRAHLRDAYFIPEGTPLNRQLLNFQRERRRIGLVVDEYGDIQGLVTLEDLLEEIVGEFTTDPAALSPDVMPQEDGSWVVDGGVHLRELNRMIGAHFSLEGPRTLNGLIIEHLETIPEASTSVLIDGYPIEIVQVKNNAVKTVRIGRRLAAYRSGRTPEAD; the protein is encoded by the coding sequence TTGGCTGAGATCCCCTTAAGCGCACTGTTCGCGGTGCTCATCGCCCTGCTGGCCTGCTCGGCGTTCTTCTCCGGTTCCGAAACGGCGCTCATGGCGCTCAACCGCTATCGCATGCGCCACCTGGCCCAGGCGGGACACCGGGGCGCGCGCCGGGCGCAGCGGCTGCTGGACAAGCCGGACCGGCTGATCGGCCTGATCCTGCTGGGCAACAACTTCGTCAACATCCTCGCCACACAGCTCGCCACCTACATCGGTTTCCGCCTCTACGGGGACGTGGGCATCGCCATCGCCACCGGCCTGCTCACCCTGGCCCTGCTGCTGTTCGCCGAGGTGACCCCCAAGACCCTGGGCGCCCTGCATTCCGAACGTATCGCCTACCCGGCTGCATGGGTCTACACCCCCTTGCTGCGGATCACCTATCCCCTGGTGTGGATCATCAACCTGATCGCCAACGGCTTGCTGAGGGCGCTTGGAGTCCGACTCAAGGACATCGACCAGCACGCCCTGAGTTCCGATGAACTGCGCAGCGTGGTCAACGAGGCCGGAGGCCTGATACCCAGCAAGCACCAGAAGATGCTGGTCAACATCCTCGACCTGGAGAAGGCCACGGTGGAGGACATCATGGTCCCCCGTCACGAGATCCAGGGCATCGACCTGGAGGATGACTGGGACGACATCGAACAGCAACTGTTCACCGGCAGCTACACCCGCATGCCGGTCTACCAGGGCAACATCGATCAGGTTCTTGGCTTCATCCATGTGCGCAACGTCCTGCCCCTGATCATGCGGGAAGAGCTCAGCAAGGAATCACTGCGCGCCCACCTGCGCGACGCCTACTTCATCCCCGAGGGCACGCCGCTCAACCGCCAGCTGCTCAACTTCCAACGCGAGCGCCGTCGCATCGGCCTGGTGGTGGACGAATACGGCGACATCCAGGGCCTGGTGACCCTGGAGGATCTGCTGGAGGAGATCGTCGGCGAGTTCACCACCGACCCCGCCGCCCTGTCGCCGGACGTCATGCCCCAGGAGGACGGCAGCTGGGTGGTGGACGGCGGCGTGCACCTGCGTGAACTCAACCGCATGATCGGCGCCCACTTCAGCCTGGAAGGCCCGCGCACCCTCAACGGGCTGATCATCGAGCATCTCGAGACCATCCCCGAGGCCAGCACCAGCGTGCTCATCGACGGCTATCCCATCGAGATCGTGCAGGTGAAGAACAACGCCGTGAAGACCGTGCGCATCGGCCGTCGCCTGGCCGCATACCGCTCCGGCCGCACGCCAGAGGCGGACTGA
- a CDS encoding cytochrome C assembly family protein encodes MSMIAGFIATLLYLGASVMLALRLRRKVAHEPQPPARWPVLTGWALAVLLHGATIYGDAFSPGGIDMGFFNALSLSAWLIALLLWIASLRHPLELLGIILLPFAALALALELSLGGTGTATALPAGLQIHILTSLLAYSLLAIAAIQAILLAIQNKHLHNHHPRGFIRALPPLAMMESLLFQIIGLGFVFLSASLASGFLFLEDLFAQQVAHKTVLSIAAWLLFGTLLFGRWRFGWRGRIAIRWTLGGFGALVLAYFGSKLVLELVLGR; translated from the coding sequence ATGTCCATGATCGCCGGATTCATCGCCACGCTGCTCTACCTCGGCGCCAGCGTCATGCTGGCCCTGCGCCTGCGCCGCAAGGTGGCGCACGAGCCACAACCGCCCGCCCGCTGGCCGGTCCTCACGGGCTGGGCCCTGGCGGTGCTGCTGCACGGCGCCACCATCTACGGCGACGCCTTCAGCCCGGGCGGCATCGACATGGGCTTCTTCAACGCCCTGTCTCTGTCCGCGTGGCTCATCGCCCTGCTGCTCTGGATCGCCAGCCTGCGCCACCCCCTGGAGTTGCTGGGCATCATCCTGCTGCCCTTCGCGGCCCTGGCCCTGGCCCTGGAACTGAGCCTGGGCGGGACGGGCACTGCCACCGCCCTGCCCGCCGGCCTGCAGATCCACATCCTGACCTCCCTGCTGGCCTACAGCCTGCTGGCCATCGCCGCCATCCAGGCCATCCTGCTGGCCATCCAGAACAAGCACCTACACAACCATCACCCGCGGGGCTTCATCCGCGCCCTGCCGCCGCTGGCCATGATGGAGAGCCTGCTGTTCCAGATCATCGGCCTGGGGTTCGTGTTCCTCAGCGCCAGCCTGGCGAGCGGCTTCCTGTTCCTTGAAGACCTGTTCGCCCAGCAGGTGGCCCACAAGACGGTGCTCTCCATCGCCGCCTGGCTGCTGTTCGGCACCCTGCTGTTCGGTCGCTGGCGCTTCGGCTGGCGCGGGCGCATCGCCATCCGCTGGACCCTGGGCGGATTCGGTGCCCTGGTCCTGGCCTACTTCGGCAGCAAGCTGGTGCTGGAACTGGTGCTGGGGAGATAA
- a CDS encoding 3',5'-cyclic-nucleotide phosphodiesterase, whose protein sequence is MRVEVLGCSGGIGGGRRTSALRVDDDILLDCGTGVGDLSPDELSRIRHVFLTHPHMDHVACLPMLVDTLFAQLKDAPLMVYATPPCIEILQAHIFNWQIWPDFQTLPAPDSPVVRFRPVEWGETVTLGARRIDVLPAIHTVPACGYRVEGNGGAFAYTGDCTSNDSLWKALNAHDRLDLLVVECAFGDSEIDLARRAGHYCPELLVHDLAKLGHDPRICITHLKPGEEARVFEQLRRRAPQRALLQLRGREVFQL, encoded by the coding sequence ATGCGCGTAGAGGTGCTCGGTTGCAGTGGCGGGATCGGCGGTGGCCGAAGGACCTCGGCGCTGCGTGTGGATGACGACATCCTGCTGGACTGCGGCACCGGGGTGGGCGACCTGTCCCCCGACGAGCTCAGCCGGATCCGTCATGTGTTCCTGACCCATCCCCACATGGACCACGTGGCCTGCCTCCCCATGCTGGTGGATACCCTGTTCGCCCAGCTCAAGGATGCGCCGTTGATGGTCTATGCCACGCCGCCGTGCATCGAGATCCTGCAGGCACACATCTTCAACTGGCAGATCTGGCCGGATTTCCAGACCCTGCCGGCCCCGGACTCCCCGGTGGTGCGCTTCCGTCCCGTGGAATGGGGCGAGACCGTCACCCTCGGCGCGCGGCGCATCGATGTGCTGCCGGCCATCCACACCGTGCCCGCCTGCGGCTACCGGGTGGAGGGCAACGGCGGGGCCTTTGCCTATACCGGTGACTGCACCAGCAACGACAGCCTGTGGAAGGCCCTGAATGCACACGACCGCCTGGACCTGCTGGTGGTGGAGTGCGCCTTCGGGGACAGCGAGATCGATCTCGCGCGCCGGGCCGGACACTACTGCCCCGAGCTGCTGGTGCATGATCTCGCCAAGCTGGGTCATGACCCGCGTATCTGCATCACCCACCTCAAACCGGGGGAGGAGGCGCGGGTGTTCGAGCAGCTGCGCAGGCGGGCGCCCCAGCGGGCCCTGCTGCAGCTTCGCGGGCGCGAGGTTTTCCAGCTCTGA
- the ffh gene encoding signal recognition particle protein, producing the protein MFENLTERLQGTVKRLRGQARITEDNIQETLREVRMALLEADVALPVVREFISRVKERALGQEVLSSLTPGQALIKIVNDELISVMGQANESLQLNVQPPAVILMAGLQGSGKTTTTAKLARLLKERHKKNVAVVSCDVYRPAAIKQLETLAGEIDVEFIPSSGGEDPVAIASRALDQARKKFFDVLIVDTAGRLHVDADMMAEIQRLHTAVSPVETLFVVDSMTGQDAANTAKAFNDALPLTGVVLTKADGDARGGAALSVRQITGKPIKFLGMGEKTGALEPFHPERVASRILGMGDVLSLVEEATRQVDQDKAAKLAKKLKTGKGFNLEDLREQLGQMQKMGGMASLMDKLPGMGQVPEAAKKQVNDKELGRMIAIINSMTPGERRHPDLIKGSRKRRIAAGSGTQVQDVNRLLKQHLQMSKAMKQFSKGGMGKLMRAMKGKLPGGGLPF; encoded by the coding sequence ATGTTCGAGAATCTCACCGAGCGCCTGCAAGGCACCGTCAAGCGCCTGCGCGGCCAGGCACGTATCACCGAGGACAACATCCAGGAGACCCTGCGCGAGGTGCGCATGGCCCTGCTGGAGGCCGACGTGGCCCTGCCGGTGGTGCGCGAGTTCATCAGCCGGGTCAAGGAACGCGCCCTGGGCCAGGAAGTGCTGTCCAGCCTCACCCCGGGCCAGGCCCTGATCAAGATCGTCAACGACGAGCTGATCAGCGTCATGGGCCAGGCCAACGAGTCCCTGCAGCTCAACGTGCAGCCCCCGGCGGTGATCCTCATGGCCGGCCTGCAGGGCTCGGGCAAGACCACCACCACCGCCAAGCTGGCGCGTCTGCTCAAGGAGCGCCACAAGAAGAACGTGGCGGTGGTCAGCTGCGACGTCTACCGCCCGGCGGCCATCAAGCAGTTGGAGACCCTGGCCGGTGAGATCGACGTGGAGTTCATCCCCAGCAGCGGCGGCGAGGACCCGGTGGCCATCGCCAGCCGCGCCCTGGACCAGGCCCGCAAGAAGTTCTTCGACGTGCTCATCGTGGACACCGCCGGTCGTCTGCACGTGGACGCGGACATGATGGCCGAGATCCAGCGTCTGCACACCGCCGTCTCTCCGGTGGAGACCCTGTTCGTGGTGGACAGCATGACCGGCCAGGATGCCGCCAACACCGCCAAGGCCTTCAACGACGCCCTGCCGCTCACCGGCGTGGTGCTCACCAAGGCCGACGGTGACGCCCGGGGCGGCGCCGCCCTGTCGGTGCGCCAGATCACCGGCAAGCCCATCAAGTTCCTGGGCATGGGCGAGAAGACCGGGGCGCTCGAGCCCTTCCACCCGGAGCGCGTCGCCTCGCGCATTCTGGGCATGGGCGACGTGCTCAGCCTGGTGGAGGAGGCCACCCGCCAGGTGGACCAGGACAAGGCGGCCAAGCTGGCCAAGAAGCTCAAGACCGGCAAGGGTTTCAACCTGGAGGACCTGCGCGAGCAGCTGGGGCAGATGCAGAAGATGGGCGGCATGGCCTCCCTGATGGACAAGCTGCCTGGCATGGGGCAGGTTCCAGAGGCCGCCAAGAAGCAGGTCAATGACAAGGAGCTGGGGCGCATGATCGCCATCATCAATTCCATGACCCCTGGCGAGCGCCGCCACCCGGACCTGATCAAGGGTTCCCGCAAGCGCCGCATCGCCGCCGGCTCCGGCACCCAGGTCCAGGACGTCAACCGCCTGCTCAAGCAGCACCTGCAGATGAGCAAGGCCATGAAGCAGTTCTCCAAGGGCGGCATGGGCAAGCTGATGCGGGCCATGAAGGGCAAGCTTCCCGGCGGCGGTTTGCCGTTTTAA
- the rpsP gene encoding 30S ribosomal protein S16, translating into MVTIRLARGGAKKAPFYHIVVTDSRSPRDSGYIEQLGYFNPVARGQEVRLHMNQERIEHWVSKGAQTSERVGKLLADFRKQNQA; encoded by the coding sequence ATGGTAACGATTCGACTCGCCCGTGGCGGTGCCAAGAAGGCCCCCTTCTACCACATCGTGGTCACCGACTCCCGTAGCCCCCGCGACAGCGGCTACATCGAGCAGCTGGGTTACTTCAACCCCGTGGCCCGTGGTCAGGAAGTGCGCCTGCACATGAATCAGGAGCGCATTGAGCACTGGGTGTCCAAGGGCGCCCAGACCTCCGAGCGCGTGGGCAAGCTGCTGGCCGATTTCCGCAAGCAGAACCAGGCCTAA
- the rimM gene encoding ribosome maturation factor RimM (Essential for efficient processing of 16S rRNA): protein MERRSIVLGRVTGLYGVQGWVKVFSETRPREEIVRYNPVLLGHEGQWRETRVVGGKAHGKGVVMKFQGCDDRDAAAALMGQEIAVWREQLARLPKGEYYWADLVGLEVVTTGGESLGVVDSLFETGANDVIVVKGDRERLIPYVRGEFVRDVDLEAGTLTVDWDPEF, encoded by the coding sequence ATGGAACGGCGTTCCATCGTGCTGGGCCGGGTGACCGGCCTTTACGGCGTTCAGGGCTGGGTCAAGGTGTTTTCCGAGACCCGGCCCCGTGAAGAGATCGTCCGCTACAACCCGGTCCTGCTGGGACACGAGGGGCAGTGGCGGGAAACCCGGGTGGTGGGCGGCAAGGCCCACGGCAAGGGTGTGGTGATGAAATTCCAGGGTTGCGATGACCGCGACGCGGCCGCGGCCCTGATGGGGCAGGAGATCGCCGTCTGGCGTGAACAGCTGGCGCGACTGCCGAAGGGCGAATACTACTGGGCCGACCTGGTGGGGCTCGAGGTGGTCACCACCGGGGGCGAGTCGCTCGGTGTGGTGGACAGTCTTTTCGAGACCGGGGCCAACGACGTGATCGTGGTCAAGGGTGATCGGGAACGGTTGATCCCCTACGTACGCGGTGAGTTCGTCCGCGACGTGGACCTGGAGGCCGGCACCCTGACGGTGGACTGGGACCCGGAGTTCTAG
- the trmD gene encoding tRNA (guanosine(37)-N1)-methyltransferase TrmD, with translation MRIDVVTLFPDLVNCVSGCGVTGRAVERGILDLHCWNPRDYTEDRHRTVDDRPYGGGPGMVMKVEPLRRAIHDARQADTVPPLVVYMSPQGRRLDQDAVQRLADLPRLILIAGRYEGIDERLVELEVDEEWSIGDYVLSGGELAAMVVIDACARLLPGALGDEDSAQQDSFMTGLLDCPHYTRPEVYEGRGVPQVLLGGHHAEIERWRRKQALGRTWQRRPDLLEHRVLDEADQRLLDEYRRELADADRSKQ, from the coding sequence GTGCGCATCGACGTGGTGACACTCTTCCCGGATCTGGTGAACTGCGTCTCGGGATGCGGGGTCACGGGACGGGCGGTGGAGCGGGGCATCCTGGACCTGCACTGCTGGAACCCGAGGGACTACACCGAGGACCGGCACCGCACGGTGGATGACCGGCCCTATGGCGGCGGCCCCGGCATGGTGATGAAGGTGGAGCCCCTGCGGCGCGCCATCCACGATGCCCGGCAGGCGGACACGGTCCCACCCCTGGTGGTCTATATGAGCCCCCAGGGACGCAGACTGGACCAGGACGCCGTGCAGCGGCTGGCCGATCTGCCCCGGCTGATATTGATCGCCGGACGCTACGAGGGCATCGACGAGCGTCTGGTGGAACTGGAAGTGGATGAGGAATGGTCCATTGGTGACTATGTCCTCTCCGGCGGCGAACTGGCCGCCATGGTGGTGATCGACGCCTGCGCAAGGCTGCTGCCGGGGGCGCTGGGTGACGAGGATTCGGCGCAGCAGGACTCGTTCATGACGGGCCTGCTGGACTGCCCGCACTACACGCGCCCGGAGGTCTACGAGGGGCGCGGCGTGCCGCAGGTGCTGCTCGGCGGGCATCATGCCGAGATCGAGCGCTGGCGGCGCAAGCAGGCCCTGGGCCGGACCTGGCAAAGGCGCCCGGACCTGCTGGAACACAGGGTTTTGGACGAGGCGGATCAACGCCTTCTGGATGAATATCGACGCGAGCTCGCAGATGCGGATCGCAGCAAGCAGTGA
- the rplS gene encoding 50S ribosomal protein L19, translating into MSKIIQQLEAEQMNREVPDFTPGDTVVVQVKVKEGNRERLQAFEGVVIAKRNRGLNSAFTVRKISHGEGVERVFQTYSPAVAEIQVKRRGSVRRAKLYYLRDLTGKAARIKEDIKRG; encoded by the coding sequence ATGAGCAAGATCATTCAGCAGCTGGAAGCGGAACAGATGAACCGCGAAGTGCCTGACTTCACCCCCGGTGACACCGTGGTGGTGCAGGTCAAGGTGAAGGAAGGCAACCGCGAGCGCCTGCAGGCCTTCGAGGGTGTGGTCATCGCCAAGCGCAACCGCGGACTGAACTCCGCGTTCACCGTGCGCAAGATCTCCCACGGCGAGGGTGTGGAGCGTGTGTTCCAGACCTACAGCCCGGCGGTGGCCGAGATCCAGGTCAAGCGTCGCGGTTCCGTGCGTCGCGCCAAGCTCTACTACCTGCGCGACCTGACCGGCAAGGCTGCCCGCATCAAGGAAGACATCAAGCGCGGCTGA